A genomic region of Cuculus canorus isolate bCucCan1 chromosome 24, bCucCan1.pri, whole genome shotgun sequence contains the following coding sequences:
- the ETV7 gene encoding LOW QUALITY PROTEIN: transcription factor ETV7 (The sequence of the model RefSeq protein was modified relative to this genomic sequence to represent the inferred CDS: substituted 1 base at 1 genomic stop codon), translating to MQGKLAVSSSSPVVAASLAPLSQAGQTPIREGEIFKLPGRLRIQPSLWSKDDVIHWLRWAEKEYSLRQIDESKFEMNGKALCILTKDDFRHRAPSSGDVLYEVLQYVKTQRRALVCSPLSSSPFGEARSTEEGADCRAEVVPAAVFSSLDRAEQSVSRSHVEPLNLSPNGLEGSCGADAICSFPTAQSAPVDGKIADCRLLWDYVYQLLSDSRYEPYIKWEDKEAKVFRVVNPSGLAQLWGNHKNRMNMTYEKMSRALRHYYKLNIIKKEPGQKLLFRFLKTPGEIIYEKSSKLEQLENEDSEDLKEDPLEVLPXEVCEGGTCSVSQTDLCSPGRCQRLWHLLSTDLVLDYKTCPEPKLQHLFISKTHTNCPPAWKIQVNVWATLLLASLLSSRRECSTFAL from the exons ATGCAG GGTAAATTGGCAGTCAGTTCTTCCAGCCCTGTTGTCGCAGCTTCATTAGCACCCCTGTCCCAGGCCGGCCAAACACCCATCAGAGAGGGGGAGATCTTCAAGCTTCCAGGCAGGCTGA GAATCCAACCCTCCCTGTGGAGCAAGGATGATGTGATCCACTGGCTAAGATGGGCTGAGAAAGAGTATTCCCTTCGACAAATCGATGAAAGCAAGTTTGAAATGAACGGCAAAGCCCTGTGCATCCTCACCAAGGATGACTTCAGACACCGAGCTCCGAGCTCAG gtgatGTGTTATATGAAGTACTCCAGTATGTTAAGACTCAAAGAAGAGCTCTGGTGTGCAGTCCTTTGTCCAGCTCACCCTTTGGGGAAGCCAGGAGCACAGAGGAAG gggcaGACTGTAGAGCTGAGGTTGtcccagctgctgttttctcctcccTGGATCGTGCAGAACAGTCTGTGTCCCGCAGCCACGTGGAGCCACTGAACCTCTCTCCCAACGGCTTGGAGGGCAGCTGCGGGGCAGATGCCATCTGCTCTTTTCCTACAGCCCAGTCAGCCCCAGTGGATGGGAAAATTGCAG ACTGCAGGTTGCTGTGGGATTATGTGTACCAGCTCCTCTCCGACAGCCGCTATGAGCCTTACATCAAGTGGGAAGACAAGGAAGCCAAGGTCTTCCGTGTTGTTAACCCAAGTGGACTTGCCCAGCTCTGGGGGAACCACAAG aACCGGATGAACATGACATATGAGAAGATGTCACGAGCGCTCAGACACTATTACAAACTCAACATTATCAAGAAGGAGCCCGGGCAGAAGCTGTTGTTCAG GTTTTTGAAGACTCCTGGGGAGATCATCTATGAGAAATCCAGCAaactggagcagctggagaatGAGGACAGTGAGGATTTGAAAGAAGACCCACTGGAGGTTTTACCATAGGAAGTTTGTGAAGGTGGCACTTGCAGTGTGTCACAGACGGATTTGTGCTCCCCTGGGAGGTGTCAGCGTCTCTGGCATCTCCTGAGCACAGATCTGGTCCTGGATTACAAAACCTGCCCCGAGCCAAAGCTGCAACATCTCTTCATcagcaaaacacacacaaactgtCCCCCAGCCTGGAAAATACAGGTGAACGTGTGGGCTACTCTTCTGCTTGCTTCTCTTCTGTCCTCTAGGAGGGAATGTAGTACTTTTGCTCTGTAA